In one Cloacibacillus porcorum genomic region, the following are encoded:
- a CDS encoding polysaccharide biosynthesis protein: MATTGSLYRKILSIVLWFGMRNRRVLLVDFLSLVVAVFTGYALRLSYLLEGRYVNDFLVTAAVFSLIILAALFAGQTYTVMWPRASIEEYARFSSWYWIGVCIFLAVNSTFRVVGVPRSSFLIFILIAFILLTGTRAVWRLALVSRNAHNMPEQRVLIVGAGEAGTILARDLLRNSSVMCPVGFIDDDPNLRNMTVASLKVLGGKQDISTLIKRCAVDTVLIAIPSATGAQMKEYVEILSKEKVTVRVLPSLLTLADGQVNVSRLRSVNLEDLLRREPIKLDDENIKSLIGGKTVLVTGAGGSIGSEICRQLLARRPEKLLALGHGEQSIYLLMESLAECGNTVPVIPIIADIADETTMKSIFERFAPQVVFHAGAHKHVPLMEDNPREALRVNAYGTWNIATLAGRYNVERFVMISTDKAVHPTSVMGATKRAAERLLLSVQQEYPRTKYMAVRFGNVLGSRGSVVPKFERQIAEGGPVTVTHPQMKRYFMLIPEAVSLVLQAGAMGDGGELFVLDMGEPVNISDMAETLIRLHGYEPHKDIQIKYTGIRTGEKLYEELFYDPGHVDTTEHAKIFKSKLTPEAESILPTVGAILASAASGELSGDPLKAEILGLGVETVNKII; encoded by the coding sequence ATGGCAACGACAGGGTCGCTCTACCGAAAGATACTCTCAATAGTATTATGGTTCGGCATGCGCAACAGGCGCGTGCTGCTGGTCGACTTTTTATCTTTAGTAGTTGCCGTCTTCACCGGTTACGCGCTGCGTCTCTCATACCTGCTTGAAGGGCGGTATGTGAACGATTTTCTGGTCACGGCGGCGGTATTTTCTCTCATAATACTTGCCGCGCTCTTCGCGGGACAGACATATACGGTGATGTGGCCGCGGGCCAGCATCGAAGAATATGCGCGGTTTTCCAGCTGGTACTGGATCGGCGTCTGCATATTCCTCGCCGTCAACAGCACATTTCGGGTGGTTGGTGTGCCGCGGTCGTCTTTCCTCATCTTTATACTGATCGCTTTCATCCTCCTAACGGGAACGCGGGCTGTCTGGCGTCTGGCGCTCGTCAGCCGCAACGCCCACAATATGCCCGAACAGCGCGTGCTCATTGTGGGAGCCGGCGAGGCCGGAACTATACTTGCTCGCGACCTTCTGCGGAACTCCTCGGTGATGTGTCCCGTCGGCTTCATCGACGACGACCCGAATCTGCGCAACATGACCGTGGCCTCGCTTAAGGTGCTGGGCGGTAAACAGGATATCTCCACCCTCATAAAGCGCTGCGCGGTTGATACGGTGCTGATCGCGATCCCCTCGGCGACCGGCGCGCAGATGAAAGAATATGTCGAGATACTGAGTAAAGAAAAGGTGACGGTGCGTGTGCTTCCCAGTTTGCTCACCCTCGCGGACGGGCAGGTGAACGTCAGCCGCCTGCGCTCAGTCAACCTGGAGGACCTGCTGCGCCGTGAGCCGATAAAACTTGACGACGAAAACATCAAATCGCTGATAGGCGGCAAAACCGTGCTTGTCACTGGCGCTGGGGGCTCCATCGGCTCCGAGATATGCCGCCAGCTGCTTGCGCGCCGGCCGGAAAAGCTCCTGGCCCTTGGCCACGGTGAACAGTCGATCTATCTGCTGATGGAATCCCTTGCCGAGTGCGGCAACACCGTGCCGGTGATCCCGATAATTGCCGATATTGCTGACGAAACGACGATGAAGTCGATATTCGAGCGGTTCGCGCCGCAGGTCGTGTTCCACGCGGGGGCACACAAACATGTGCCGCTGATGGAGGACAACCCGCGCGAGGCGCTGCGCGTCAACGCATATGGCACCTGGAACATCGCCACGCTCGCCGGCAGGTATAACGTGGAGCGTTTCGTGATGATCTCCACCGATAAGGCGGTGCACCCAACAAGCGTGATGGGGGCGACGAAGCGCGCTGCCGAGCGTCTGCTGCTCTCTGTACAGCAGGAATACCCCCGGACTAAATACATGGCTGTGCGCTTCGGCAACGTCCTCGGCAGCCGCGGCAGCGTCGTGCCTAAATTTGAGCGCCAGATAGCCGAGGGTGGTCCCGTGACCGTCACCCACCCGCAGATGAAACGCTACTTCATGCTCATCCCCGAGGCCGTCAGCCTAGTGCTCCAGGCCGGTGCGATGGGCGATGGGGGCGAACTCTTCGTCTTAGACATGGGGGAGCCGGTCAACATCTCCGACATGGCCGAGACCCTCATCCGCCTGCACGGCTATGAACCGCATAAAGATATCCAGATAAAATATACCGGTATCCGCACGGGTGAAAAGCTCTACGAGGAGCTATTCTACGACCCAGGCCACGTGGATACGACGGAACATGCGAAAATATTCAAAAGCAAGCTGACGCCGGAGGCGGAAAGCATCCTGCCTACGGTGGGCGCCATTCTGGCCAGCGCGGCAAGCGGAGAATTATCAGGCGATCCACTGAAAGCTGAGATACTCGGTCTGGGTGTGGAGACTGTAAACAAGATAATATAG
- a CDS encoding Wzz/FepE/Etk N-terminal domain-containing protein has product MSNYSSEQEFYPDNCDEEMSILDILIVLAEQKKLIIGTVLLFTLAGLLYAFFLTEPKYSSEVQMMPLTSSVLDNGDFAVQMPGNIVSGVIMSNATFDAVIDEFGLLKTKDGGSQSRITARRELEKDIKVDIDKNNSVITLKVDAAEPETAMKMAGFIYDRTVGTLEEMGITATISNKDAYLEGVIKKKINEMEKNTSDGSGSSRITSLLDLYTMLTQYDVNRKIKDKSPMVIQLISPASLPDEKAPQGRGKIVALSALLGLFCAVMLAFARHFWKSSDEDAATAEKKKRLRMLLRS; this is encoded by the coding sequence ATGAGTAATTATTCTAGCGAACAGGAGTTCTATCCTGATAATTGTGACGAGGAAATGTCCATACTGGATATACTTATAGTCCTTGCCGAACAGAAAAAGCTGATCATCGGGACGGTGCTGCTCTTTACCCTGGCGGGACTTCTTTACGCGTTCTTCCTCACAGAACCAAAATACAGCAGCGAGGTCCAGATGATGCCGCTTACCTCCTCTGTCTTGGACAACGGAGACTTCGCCGTCCAGATGCCGGGCAACATCGTCAGCGGCGTGATCATGAGCAACGCCACGTTTGACGCCGTAATCGACGAATTCGGTCTGCTGAAGACGAAGGACGGCGGCTCACAGTCACGGATCACCGCGAGAAGAGAGCTCGAAAAAGATATAAAAGTGGACATTGATAAAAACAACAGCGTTATCACGCTCAAGGTAGATGCCGCCGAACCGGAGACGGCGATGAAGATGGCCGGTTTCATCTACGACAGGACGGTCGGCACGCTCGAAGAGATGGGGATTACCGCGACGATTTCCAACAAGGACGCCTATCTTGAAGGGGTAATCAAGAAAAAAATCAATGAAATGGAGAAAAACACCTCTGACGGAAGCGGTAGCTCAAGGATCACTTCGCTGCTGGACCTATATACGATGCTGACCCAATATGATGTGAACCGTAAAATAAAAGACAAGAGCCCGATGGTGATACAGCTTATTTCTCCCGCCTCGCTGCCTGACGAAAAGGCGCCGCAGGGACGGGGTAAAATTGTGGCATTATCGGCGCTGCTGGGGCTATTCTGCGCCGTGATGCTCGCCTTTGCGCGCCATTTCTGGAAATCCTCTGACGAAGACGCCGCCACGGCGGAGAAAAAGAAACGCCTGAGGATGCTGCTGCGTTCCTAG